From Apium graveolens cultivar Ventura chromosome 9, ASM990537v1, whole genome shotgun sequence, the proteins below share one genomic window:
- the LOC141685314 gene encoding putative F-box only protein 15, protein MSMASTFNDIPADLLLKIFKLQPMNSLVLLRNVCKLWDQIISSEDFNEFHLARERTSSNTNKYLLLEGAHDSKSTILVDSQKHIYHDIPMKNYECHGICDGLLCLSFAKGFSKQHSTIILWNPIFRKILPPLKIKYSELTYVCFGRHDDDYKVIKVVVFPRMYNVCTYSLSTNSWKIREFNGAIYRNYNYNYKLGSWSSLHCSKSRLVNGIAYFLDYSGKHGRAIISFDINREVFREIPVHRWTGS, encoded by the coding sequence ATGTCCATGGCTTCGACATTTAATGACATACCAGCAGACCTGTTGCTCAAGATTTTCAAACTACAACCCATGAATTCTCTTGTACTTTTGAGAAATGTCTGTAAACTTTGGGATCAAATCATTAGCAGTGAGGATTTCAATGAATTCCATCTTGCACGAGAACGAACCTCCTCCAACACAAACAAATATCTTCTGCTTGAAGGTGCCCATGATTCCAAATCAACAATTCTTGTAGATAGCCAAAAACATATATACCATGATATTCCTATGAAAAATTACGAATGTCATGGAATTTGTGACGGGTTATTGTGCTTGTCATTTGCTAAAGGGTTTTCAAAACAACATTCTACCATTATTTTGTGGAATCCCATTTTCCGGAAAATTCTCCCTCCACTAAAAATCAAGTATTCAGAGCTTACTTACGTGTGTTTCGGGCGCCACGATGATGATTACAAGGTAATCAAGGTTGTTGTTTTTCCACGTATGTACAATGTTTGTACCTATAGTTTGAGCACGAATAGTTGGAAAATTCGGGAATTTAATGGAGCTATTTATCGTAACTATAATTATAACTATAAGTTAGGTTCCTGGTCGTCTCTGCATTGTTCAAAGAGCAGGCTTGTTAATGGCATTGCTTATTTTTTAGACTATTCAGGGAAACATGGTCGTGCAATTATATCTTTCGATATAAATCGTGAGGTATTTCGAGAAATACCTGTACATCGTTGGACCGGTTCTTAG